Proteins from one Panicum virgatum strain AP13 chromosome 7K, P.virgatum_v5, whole genome shotgun sequence genomic window:
- the LOC120641519 gene encoding histone H1-like, translated as MPALAKPASRPAKTAAAPKPKPAAAKPKAAAAAGASHPPYFEMIKEAITALKERTGSSSHAIAKYMEDKHGPSLPANYKKMLSIQLRGFAAKGKLVKVKASYKLSDAAKKEAPKAKPAAAKTAAPKPAKAAAKPKKSAAAAAKPKKTAAGTKRKAPEKKVVAKPKKSPAAKAKAKPKTVKSPASKKARKVAA; from the exons ATGCCTGCTCTCGCCAAGCCCGCCTCGCGGCCCGCCAAGACCGCCGCggcgccgaagccgaagcccgccgccgccaagcccaaggccgcggccgccgctggcgcctcGCACCCGCCCTACTTCGAG ATGATCAAGGAGGCGATCACGGCGCTCAAGGAGAGGACCGGCTCGAGCTCGCACGCCATCGCCAAGTACATGGAGGACAAGCACGGCCCGTCGCTGCCGGCCAACTACAAGAAGATGCTCTCCATCCAGCTCCGCGGGTTCGCCGCCAAGGGTAAGCTCGTCAAGGTCAAGGCCTCGTACAAGCTCTCCGACGCCGCCAAGAAGGAGGCGCCCAAGGCCAAGCCCGCTGCCGCCAAGACCGCCGCGCCCAAGCCAGCCAAGGCCGCCGCGAAACCGAAGaagagtgccgccgccgccgccaagcccaAGAAGACCGCCGCCGGGACCAAGCGCAaggcgccggagaagaaggtCGTCGCGAAGCCGAAGAAGTCCCCCGCGGCGAAGGCCAAGGCCAAGCCCAAGACGGTCAAGTCCCCCGCCTCCAAGAAGGCCCGGAAGGTTGCCGCATGA